A region of Osmerus eperlanus chromosome 9, fOsmEpe2.1, whole genome shotgun sequence DNA encodes the following proteins:
- the sec23a gene encoding protein transport protein Sec23A: MATFPEYIQQNEECDGTRFSWNVWPSSRLEATRMVVPVASLFTPLKERPDLPPIQYEPVLCSRATCRAVLNPLCQVDYRAKLWACNFCYQRNQFPPTYAGITEVNQPAELLPQFSTIEYVVQRGPQMPLVFLYVVDTCMEDEDLQALKESLQMSLSLLPPTALVGLITFGRMIQVHELGCEGISKSYVFRGTKDLNAKQLQEMLGLTKPTAAQAGRGPQAPPQPLSNRFLQPVQKVDMNLTDLLGELQRDPWPVTQGKRPLRSLGVAMSIAVGLLECTFPNTGARIMTFIGGPATQGPGMVVGDELKTPIRSWHDIEKDNAKFMKKATKHYEALANRASTNGHIMDIYACALDQSGLLEMKCCSNHTGGYMVMADSFNTSLFKQTFQRVFNKDVQGSFKMAFAGTLEIKTSRELKVSGAIGPCVSLNAKGPCVSENEIGTGGTCQWKICGLDHNTTLALYFEVVNQHNAPIPQGGRGSIQFVTQYQHSSGQKRIRVTTVARNWADANTQIQNIAASFDQEAAAILMARLAVYRAETEEGPDVLRWLDRQLIRLCQKFGDYHKDDPNSFRFSETFSLYPQFMFHLRRSPFLQVFNNSPDESSYYRHQFMRQDQTQSLIMIQPILYAYSFSGPPEPVLLDSSSILPDRILLMDTFFQILIYHGETVSQWRKAGYQEMPEYENFRHLLQAPVDDAQELLHTRFPMPRYIDTEHGGSQARFLLSKVNPSQTHNNMYAWGQESGAPILTDDVSLQVFMDHLKKLAVSSAA, encoded by the exons ATGGCGACCTTCCCAGAGTACATCCAGCAGAACGAGGAGTGTGACGGGACACGTTTCAGCTGGAACGTGTGGCCCTCCAGCCGTCTCGAGGCCACACGCATGGTGGTCCCCGTCGCCTCGCTCTTCACCCCCCTGAAGGAGCGTCCAGACCTCCCCCCCATCCAGTACGAACCGGTGCTCTGCAGCAGGGCTACCTGTCGCGCTGTTCTCAACCCTCTCTG CCAAGTGGATTACAGAGCCAAGCTGTGGGCCTGCAACTTCTGTTACCAGAGAAACCAG TTCCCACCCACCTATGCAGGGATCACAGAGGTGAACCAGCCAGCAGAGCTGCTGCCCCAGTTCTCCACCATTGAATATGTGGTCCAG AGAGGTCCTCAGATGCCTCTGGTGTTCCTCTACGTGGTGGACACCTGCATGGAGGACGAGGACCTGCAGGCCCTGAAGGAGTCTCTGCAGATGTCGCTGTCTCTGCTGCCCCCTACTGCCCTGGTGGGGCTCATCACCTTTGGACGCATGATCCAGGTTCATGAGCTGGGCTGCGAGGGCATCTCCAAAAGCTACGTCTTCAGGGGCACCAAAGACCTCAACGCCAAGCAACTTCAA GAGATGCTGGGTCTGACCAAGCCCACCGCTGCCCAAGCTGGACGGGGGCCCCAGGCCccaccacagcctctctctaacAG GTTCCTCCAGCCAGTGCAGAAGGTCGACATGAACCTGACTGACCTGCTGGGGGAGCTCCAGAGAGACCCCTGGCCCGTCACCCAGGGAAAGAGGCCCCTCCGCTCCCTGGGGGTGGCCATGTCCATCGCCGTGGGCCTCCTGGAG TGTACATTCCCTAACACGGGGGCAAGAATCATGACGTTCATCGGCGGCCCGGCCACCCAGGGCCCTGGCATGGTGGTGGGGGACGAGCTGAAAACGCCCATCCGCTCCTGGCACGACATTGAAAAGGACAACGCCAAGTTCATGAAGAAGGCCACCAAG CACTATGAAGCGCTGGCTAACAGAGCGTCCACTAACGGACACATCATGGACATCTACGCCTGCGCCCTGGACCAGTCGGGCCTGCTGGAGATGAAGTGCTGCTCCAATCACACCGG AGGCTACATGGTGATGGCAGACTCCTTCAACACGTCTCTATTCAAGCAGACCTTCCAGAGGGTCTTCAACAAAGATGTACAGGGCTCTTTTAAGATGGCTTTTGCCGGCACACTGGAGATCAAG ACCTCCAGAGAGCTCAAGGTGTCAGGAGCCATCGGCCCCTGTGTGTCCCTCAATGCCAAAGGACCCTGCGTCTCTGAGAAC GAGATAGGAACCGGAGGAACGTGCCAGTGGAAGATCTGCGGTCTGGACCACAACACCACGCTGGCCCTCTACTTCGAGGTGGTCAACCAG CACAACGCCCCCATCCCCCAGGGAGGGCGTGGCTCCATCCAGTTTGTCACCCAGTACCAGCACTCCAGCGGACAGAAGCGCATCCGGGTCACCACTGTCGCCAGGAA TTGGGCCGATGCCAACACCCAGATCCAGAACATCGCCGCGTCCTTCGACCaggaggcggcggccatctTGATGGCGAGGTTGGCAGTGTACCGggcggagacagaggagggcccTGACGTGCTCCGCTGGCTGGACCGACAGCTCATCCGCCTG tgTCAGAAGTTTGGAGATTACCACAAAGATGACCCCAATTCCTTCCGCTTCTCAGAAACCTTCTCCCTCTACCCTCAG TTTATGTTCCACCTGAGAAGGTCTCCGTTCCTCCAAGTGTTCAACAACAGTCCTGATGAGTCTTCCTACTACCGCCACCAGTTCATGAGGCAGGACCAGACCCAGTCTCTAATCATGATCCAGCCCATCCTCTACGCCTACTCCTTCAGCGGGCCGCctgaa ccggTTCTCCTAGACAGTAGCAGCATCCTGCCAGACAGGATTCTCCTCATGGATACGTTCTTCCAGATCCTCATCTACCACGGAGAG acgGTCTCTCAGTGGCGCAAGGCAGGCTACCAGGAGATGCCAGAGTACGAGAACTTCCGGCACCTTCTGCAGGCTCCCGTCGACGACGCGCAAGAGCTCCTACACACACGCTTCCCAATGCCCCGCTACATAGACACAGAGCATGGAggcagccag GCTCGTTTCCTGCTCTCCAAAGTGAACCCATCCCAAACCCACAACAACATGTATGCCTGGGGCCAG gaGTCAGGTGCTCCTATCTTGACTGATGATGTCAGCCTACAGGTCTTCATGGACCATCTGAAGAAGCTGGCTGTCTCCAGTGCGGCCTga
- the LOC134026294 gene encoding beta-2 adrenergic receptor codes for MEEAVSLLYAALMVLSSLGSICGNLLLLLVLLLNKELQTDTWGLTLSFSLSDLALGLSTIPFGAHNCLFRPDGYPNDGALCQGSGFLYLLLQLASIHSLTWATIDKFTEICFALSYASICSLRRTRLVLVLVWFYCLLNAALPLMGFGRYSYSKTRFICAPSFEHSNQGFNMLFIVVGIIAPTLIMCSLYGYIVYIARKQVRRGTFVCNDQHCFYVPANTYFKSSIVMVATSVCLLVCWLPYICLCFYETFSGREGPEAASALATWLVLFTATLNPWINSMTQARYRAALRRSLAKLRQALQRQRKTSRPQSTALHLEVVTSRSKTSLAGPPSENESMTPQTGPGDTRVTSHTDTESPTPRPCHIVEVNEDRDTEGAEDRDGARDSTTKPHSPTVEIPGHNDTHRGSAHTQDCHSAEEHTIDPTQRGPFPEP; via the exons ATGGAGGAGGCTGTGTCCCTGCTCTACGCAGCCCTGATGGTGCTCTCCAGCCTGGGCTCCATCTGCGGcaacctgctcctcctcctggttctcctcctcAACAAGGAGCTCCAGACAGACACCTGGGGCCTGACTCTGAGCTTCAGCCTCAGCGACCTGGCCCTGGGcctctccaccatccccttcggGGCCCACAACTGCCTGTTCCGCCCTGACGGCTACCCGAACGACGGAGCCCTCTGCCAGGGCAGCGGCTTCCTCTACCTCCTGCTGCAGCTGGCCTCCATCCACTCCCTCACCTGGGCCACCATCGACAAGTTCACGGAGATCTGCTTCGCGCTGAGTTACGCCTCCATCTGCTCTCTCCGTCGGACCAGACTggtgctggtcctggtctggttctaCTGCCTGCTCAACGCTGCCCTGCCACTCATGGGATTCGGCAG GTACAGCTACAGCAAGACCAGGTTCATCTGCGCGCCCAGCTTTGAGCACTCCAACCAGGGCTTTAACATGCTCTTCATAGTGGTGGGGATCATTGCCCCCACGCTCATCATGTGCTCCCTCTATGGATACATCGTGTACATCGCCAGGAAGCAGGTCCGCAGGGGCACGTTCGTCTGCAACGACCAGCACTGCTTCTATGTACCGGCTAACACCTATTTCAAGAGTTCCATCGTCATGGTGGCAACCTCAG TGTGTCTGCTGGTGTGCTGGCTGCCGTACATCTGCCTGTGCTTCTATGAGACCTTCTCGGGCAGGGAGGGTCCCGAGGCAGCCTCGGCCCTGGCCACCTGGCTGGTCCTCTTCACCGCAACACTCAACCCCTGGATCAACTCCATGACGCAGGC gagGTACAGGGCCGCCCTGAGGAGAAGCCTGGCTAAGCTGCGTCAGGCTCTCCAGCGCCAGAGGAAGACCTCCCGTCCCCAGAGCACCGCGCTCCACCTGGAGGTGGTCACCAGCAGGTCCAAGACCTCCTTAGCGGGACCACCGTCCGAGAACGAGTCCATGACGCCTCAGACCGGGCCAGGGGACACGAGGGTGACGAGCCACACAGACACGGAGTCTCCCACGCCCCGTCCCTGCCACATAGTGGAGGTGAATGAGGACAGGGACACTGAGGGGGCCGAGGACAGAGATGGGGCCAGGGACTCGACAACCAAGCCTCACAGTCCAACAGTGGAGATACCtggacacaatgacacacacagaggcagtgcCCACACACAGGACTGTCACTCAGCAGAGGAACACACCATAGACCCAACACAGAGAGGGCCTTTCCCTGAGCCCTGA
- the srp54 gene encoding signal recognition particle subunit SRP54 isoform X2, with translation MVLADLGRKITSALRSLSNATIINEEVLNAMLKEVCAALLEADVNIKLVKQLRENVKSAIDLEEMASGLNKRRMIQHAVFKELVKLVDPGVKAWTPTKGKNNVIMFVGLQGSGKTTTCSKLAYYFQRKGWKTCLICADTFRAGAFDQLKQNATKARIPFYGSYTEMDPVVIAAEGVEKFKNENFEIIIVDTSGRHKQEDSLFEEMLQVSNAVQPDNIVYVMDASIGQACEAQAKAFKDKVDVASVIVTKLDGHAKGGGALSAVAATKSPIIFIGTGEHIDDFEPFKTQPFISKLLGMGDIEGLIDKVNELKLDDNEELIDKLKHGQFTLRDMYEQFQNIMKMGPFGQIMGMIPGFGTDFMSKGNEQESMARLKKLMTIMDSMNDQELDNKDGAKLFSKQPNRIQRVARGSGVATRDVQELLTQYTKFAQMVKKMGGIKGLFKGGDMSKNVNPSQMAKLNQQMAKMMDPRVLHHMGGMAGLQSMMRQFQQGAAGNMKGMMGFNNM, from the exons ATGGTTTTGGCCGACTTGGGACGAAAGATCACGTCGGCGTTACGGTCACTCAGTAATGCCACAATCATCAACGAGGAG GTGCTAAATGCCATGCTAAAGGAAGTATGTGCAGCCCTCCTGGAAGCTGATGTCAACATCAAGCTGGTGAAACAGCTTAGAGAAAATGTCAA GTCAGCCATTGACCTGGAGGAGATGGCGTCAGGCCTGAACAAGAGGAGGATGATCCAGCATGCCGTCTTCAAGGAGCTGGTCAAG CTGGTGGATCCAGGGGTGAAGGCATGGACGCCCACGAAGGGCAAGAACAACGTGATCATGTTTGTGGGTCTCCAGGGGAGTGGGAAAACCACAACATGTTCAAAG ttGGCATACTACTTCCAGAGAAAAGGCTGGAAGACCTGTTTGATATGTGCTGACACATTCAGAGCTG GTGCCTTTGATCAGTTGAAACAGAACGCAACAAAAGCCAGAATCCCATTCTATGGAAG TTACACAGAGATGGACCCTGTTGTCATAGCAGCGGAAGGTGTAGAGAAGTTCAAGAATGAGAACTTTGAAATCATCATTGTTGACACCAGCGGTCGACACAAGCAGGAAGATTCTCTTTTTGAGGAGATGCTACAGGTTTCCAACGCTGTG CAACCAGACAACATAGTGTACGTGATGGACGCCTCCATCGGCCAGGCCTGCGAGGCCCAGGCCAAGGCCTTCAAGGACAAGGTAGACGTGGCATCTGTCATTGTCACTAAGCTCGACGGGCATGCCAAGGGTGGTGGAGCTCTCAGCGC TGTGGCTGCTACTAAGAGTCCCATCATATTCATTGGAACTGGAGAACACATTGATGACTTTGAACCATTCAAAACACAGCCCTTCATCAGCAAGTTACTGG GTATGGGAGACATCGAAGGATTGATAGACAAGGTCAACGAACTCAAACTAGATGACAATGAGGAGCTGATTGACAAGTTGAAACATG GCCAGTTCACTCTCAGAGACATGTATGAGCAGTTCCAGAACATCATGAAGATGGGACCGTTTGGACAGATCATG GGAATGATCCCAGGCTTTGGAACAGACTTCATGAGCAAAGGCAATGAGCAGGAGTCCATGGCCAGGCTGAAGAAACTAATGACCATTATGGACAGCATGAACGACCAAG AGCTGGACAACAAAGATGGCGCCAAGCTGTTCAGCAAGCAGCCCAACCGTATCCAGAGGGTGGCTCGGGGGTCTGGTGTTGCCACCCGTGATGTCCAGGAGTTGCTCACCCAGTACACAAAGTTTGCACAGATGGTCAAGAAGATGGGTGGTATCAAGGGCCTGTTCAAAG GTGGCGATATGTCCAAGAACGTCAACCCCTCTCAGATGGCGAAGTTGAACCAGCAGATGGCCAAGATGATGGATCCCAGAGTTCTGCATCACATGG GAGGCATGGCCGGGCTTCAGTCCATGATGAGGCAGTTCCAGCAGGGAGCTGCTGGCAACATGAAAGGAATGATGGGATTCAACAACATGTGA
- the srp54 gene encoding signal recognition particle subunit SRP54 isoform X1, translated as MVLADLGRKITSALRSLSNATIINEEVLNAMLKEVCAALLEADVNIKLVKQLRENVKSAIDLEEMASGLNKRRMIQHAVFKELVKLVDPGVKAWTPTKGKNNVIMFVGLQGSGKTTTCSKLAYYFQRKGWKTCLICADTFRAGAFDQLKQNATKARIPFYGSYTEMDPVVIAAEGVEKFKNENFEIIIVDTSGRHKQEDSLFEEMLQVSNAVQPDNIVYVMDASIGQACEAQAKAFKDKVDVASVIVTKLDGHAKGGGALSAVAATKSPIIFIGTGEHIDDFEPFKTQPFISKLLGMGDIEGLIDKVNELKLDDNEELIDKLKHGQFTLRDMYEQFQNIMKMGPFGQIMGMIPGFGTDFMSKGNEQESMARLKKLMTIMDSMNDQELDNKDGAKLFSKQPNRIQRVARGSGVATRDVQELLTQYTKFAQMVKKMGGIKGLFKGTKGGDMSKNVNPSQMAKLNQQMAKMMDPRVLHHMGGMAGLQSMMRQFQQGAAGNMKGMMGFNNM; from the exons ATGGTTTTGGCCGACTTGGGACGAAAGATCACGTCGGCGTTACGGTCACTCAGTAATGCCACAATCATCAACGAGGAG GTGCTAAATGCCATGCTAAAGGAAGTATGTGCAGCCCTCCTGGAAGCTGATGTCAACATCAAGCTGGTGAAACAGCTTAGAGAAAATGTCAA GTCAGCCATTGACCTGGAGGAGATGGCGTCAGGCCTGAACAAGAGGAGGATGATCCAGCATGCCGTCTTCAAGGAGCTGGTCAAG CTGGTGGATCCAGGGGTGAAGGCATGGACGCCCACGAAGGGCAAGAACAACGTGATCATGTTTGTGGGTCTCCAGGGGAGTGGGAAAACCACAACATGTTCAAAG ttGGCATACTACTTCCAGAGAAAAGGCTGGAAGACCTGTTTGATATGTGCTGACACATTCAGAGCTG GTGCCTTTGATCAGTTGAAACAGAACGCAACAAAAGCCAGAATCCCATTCTATGGAAG TTACACAGAGATGGACCCTGTTGTCATAGCAGCGGAAGGTGTAGAGAAGTTCAAGAATGAGAACTTTGAAATCATCATTGTTGACACCAGCGGTCGACACAAGCAGGAAGATTCTCTTTTTGAGGAGATGCTACAGGTTTCCAACGCTGTG CAACCAGACAACATAGTGTACGTGATGGACGCCTCCATCGGCCAGGCCTGCGAGGCCCAGGCCAAGGCCTTCAAGGACAAGGTAGACGTGGCATCTGTCATTGTCACTAAGCTCGACGGGCATGCCAAGGGTGGTGGAGCTCTCAGCGC TGTGGCTGCTACTAAGAGTCCCATCATATTCATTGGAACTGGAGAACACATTGATGACTTTGAACCATTCAAAACACAGCCCTTCATCAGCAAGTTACTGG GTATGGGAGACATCGAAGGATTGATAGACAAGGTCAACGAACTCAAACTAGATGACAATGAGGAGCTGATTGACAAGTTGAAACATG GCCAGTTCACTCTCAGAGACATGTATGAGCAGTTCCAGAACATCATGAAGATGGGACCGTTTGGACAGATCATG GGAATGATCCCAGGCTTTGGAACAGACTTCATGAGCAAAGGCAATGAGCAGGAGTCCATGGCCAGGCTGAAGAAACTAATGACCATTATGGACAGCATGAACGACCAAG AGCTGGACAACAAAGATGGCGCCAAGCTGTTCAGCAAGCAGCCCAACCGTATCCAGAGGGTGGCTCGGGGGTCTGGTGTTGCCACCCGTGATGTCCAGGAGTTGCTCACCCAGTACACAAAGTTTGCACAGATGGTCAAGAAGATGGGTGGTATCAAGGGCCTGTTCAAAGGTACGAAAG GTGGCGATATGTCCAAGAACGTCAACCCCTCTCAGATGGCGAAGTTGAACCAGCAGATGGCCAAGATGATGGATCCCAGAGTTCTGCATCACATGG GAGGCATGGCCGGGCTTCAGTCCATGATGAGGCAGTTCCAGCAGGGAGCTGCTGGCAACATGAAAGGAATGATGGGATTCAACAACATGTGA
- the zgc:109986 gene encoding uncharacterized protein zgc:109986 isoform X1, whose translation MNFSEAKNEIQRLLSRVQRQDLPRLIDWMKNTDELDDALTDNQKVILQSISEDLRTCLPMEATLSSESLAVEKTQHCAHPTVHVDAFLYDEETVDTLCEEGKMSRNYCLSCGSHGTAPLDFISHSFSILELQFLFQHALPDLAGRLVVDVGSRLGAVLYGGYLYSSAAQLVGVEISAEFVRLQNMAVEKYGFSDRIQVIHADICSQDSLIQNADVLIMNNVFEYFLEPSNQLKAWNFIVHNFRKKGALLVTVPSILESLSSLQGSVDHSQWVEEVPLDYSVYLGKDSDQDAYRDIHLYRVLGS comes from the exons ATGAACTTTTCAGAAGCTAAAAATGAAATCCAACGTCTACTCTCTAGAGTTCAACGTCAAGACCTTCCCAGGTTGATAGACTGGATGAAAAACACAG ATGAACTGGATGATGCCCTGACTGATAACCAGAAGGTCATACTTCAGAGCATCTCAGAGGACCTTAGAACCTGTCTGCCAATGGAGGCAACATTGTCCTCAGAGTCTTTGGCCGTAGAGAAG ACTCAACACTGTGCCCACCCTACGGTCCATGTGGATGCCTTCTTATATGATGAGGAGACAGTGGACACGCTTTGTGAGGAGGGCAAGATGAGCAGGAACTACTGTCTCAGCTGTGGCTCTCATGGGACTGCTCCCCTGG ATttcatctctcactctttctccatcctgGAGCTCCAGTTCCTGTTCCAGCACGCCTTGCCCGACCTGGCAGGAAGACTTGTGGTGGATGTTGGCTCCAGACTGGGTGCTGTTCTCTATGGG GGGTATCTGTACAGCTCAGCAGCTCAGCTGGTTGGGGTGGAGATAAGTGCTGAGTTTGTCAGGCTTCAGAACATGGCTGTGGAAAAGTATGGCTTCAGTGATCGAATACAG GTCATCCATGCAGACATCTGCAGTCAGGATTCCCTCATTCAGAATGCAGATGTTCTCATCATGAACAATGTCTTTGAGTACTTCCTAGAGCCTAGCAATCAACTGAA AGCGTGGAACTTTATCGTCCACAATTTTCGCAAGAAGGGTGCGTTACTGGTAACTGTTCCTAGCATCCTGGAGTCACTTTCATCTTTACAG GGAAGTgtggaccacagccaatggGTGGAGGAGGTCCCCCTGGACTACAGCGTGTACCTGGGAAAGGACAGTGACCAGGATGCCTATAGAGACATCCATCTCTACAGGGTGCTAGGATCATAG
- the zgc:109986 gene encoding uncharacterized protein zgc:109986 isoform X2, with the protein MKNTDELDDALTDNQKVILQSISEDLRTCLPMEATLSSESLAVEKTQHCAHPTVHVDAFLYDEETVDTLCEEGKMSRNYCLSCGSHGTAPLDFISHSFSILELQFLFQHALPDLAGRLVVDVGSRLGAVLYGGYLYSSAAQLVGVEISAEFVRLQNMAVEKYGFSDRIQVIHADICSQDSLIQNADVLIMNNVFEYFLEPSNQLKAWNFIVHNFRKKGALLVTVPSILESLSSLQGSVDHSQWVEEVPLDYSVYLGKDSDQDAYRDIHLYRVLGS; encoded by the exons ATGAAAAACACAG ATGAACTGGATGATGCCCTGACTGATAACCAGAAGGTCATACTTCAGAGCATCTCAGAGGACCTTAGAACCTGTCTGCCAATGGAGGCAACATTGTCCTCAGAGTCTTTGGCCGTAGAGAAG ACTCAACACTGTGCCCACCCTACGGTCCATGTGGATGCCTTCTTATATGATGAGGAGACAGTGGACACGCTTTGTGAGGAGGGCAAGATGAGCAGGAACTACTGTCTCAGCTGTGGCTCTCATGGGACTGCTCCCCTGG ATttcatctctcactctttctccatcctgGAGCTCCAGTTCCTGTTCCAGCACGCCTTGCCCGACCTGGCAGGAAGACTTGTGGTGGATGTTGGCTCCAGACTGGGTGCTGTTCTCTATGGG GGGTATCTGTACAGCTCAGCAGCTCAGCTGGTTGGGGTGGAGATAAGTGCTGAGTTTGTCAGGCTTCAGAACATGGCTGTGGAAAAGTATGGCTTCAGTGATCGAATACAG GTCATCCATGCAGACATCTGCAGTCAGGATTCCCTCATTCAGAATGCAGATGTTCTCATCATGAACAATGTCTTTGAGTACTTCCTAGAGCCTAGCAATCAACTGAA AGCGTGGAACTTTATCGTCCACAATTTTCGCAAGAAGGGTGCGTTACTGGTAACTGTTCCTAGCATCCTGGAGTCACTTTCATCTTTACAG GGAAGTgtggaccacagccaatggGTGGAGGAGGTCCCCCTGGACTACAGCGTGTACCTGGGAAAGGACAGTGACCAGGATGCCTATAGAGACATCCATCTCTACAGGGTGCTAGGATCATAG